A single Biomphalaria glabrata chromosome 2, xgBioGlab47.1, whole genome shotgun sequence DNA region contains:
- the LOC106076781 gene encoding epithelial membrane protein 1-like, translated as MGVKDGFMEANLVTKLSFCIVLFAVIINWIAFCTTSWFLVSGINYYGLWRACTATTCGSMLDGSPDDDINAIQAFAIFGFMGLNVGFFLIVMYMFWGSCKGNGETGLAAAISLLVSAGCWLIAVAIFGSKYDDYSVGRFGYSFALAVIALILALVAGILMVVGGRGNSSVSSK; from the exons ATGGGGGTCAAGGACGGATTTATGGAAGCTAACCTCGTGACCAAATTAAGTTTCTGTATTGTCCTGTTCGCTGTTATCATCAA CTGGATTGCTTTCTGCACAACTTCTTGGTTTTTGGTCAGTGGAATCAATTATTATGGATTATGGAGAGCATGCACTGCAACTACTTGTGGTAGCATGTTGGACGGAAGTCCTGACG ATGATATTAACGCTATCCAGGCCTTTGCAATCTTTGGCTTCATGGGCCTGAATGTTGGATTCTTTCTGATCGTCATGTACATGTTCTGGGGAAGTTGTAAGGGCAATGGTGAGACTGGACTTGCAGCCGCCATCAGTCTCCTGGTCTCAG CTGGCTGTTGGCTGATTGCTGTTGCCATCTTCGGGTCAAAGTACGACGACTACTCAGTTGGTAGATTTGGTTACTCCTTCGCTCTGGCCGTCATCGCACTCATCCTGGCCTTGGTCGCTGGAATTCTGATGGTCGTGGGCGGCCGTGGAAACAGTTCTGTCAGCTCCAAGTAG